Proteins from one Triticum aestivum cultivar Chinese Spring chromosome 7A, IWGSC CS RefSeq v2.1, whole genome shotgun sequence genomic window:
- the LOC123153110 gene encoding uncharacterized protein, which produces MASSRSRPPLSSMFMARWWPSALARGASPLVAAFINPATARSLPRFPRGSRNMAAVSRAQADDESGKPHRRLPISSGKAITVSKGNENGNVAGCDQDRSSAAEDLTVEIVFSEEDGYAVNDVLAQSRHRDGSIYRGVDSLWWKREYRIADRTETRLEAMALSNPTNCVVLDGTCITHDAFSMLQFYSVELAEVPVDGGSVELYGYIAVRDDIDPLLNYVVNISRDDPIVVEEGSLINMTGPKRGTYIADSVLIEYDMRIKVGEEEKYDIQLIDGASIIGPEGNWNRPFTFRIPGDGGAVDIILSCLLYAVEATVEVPISEVQSSFNLSMECLSSGFSEEIRLFDGAVAESCGLKRSVVVVLKNSSIDLEFKVVALSSSSDHQHCCPFRAKTHGHDTQEIKNDFVLISVKVTWSTLPGNLSD; this is translated from the coding sequence ATGGCCTCATCTCGCTCGCGACCTCCCCTCTCTTCCATGTTCATGGCTCGCTGGTGGCCATCAGCCCTTGCGAGGGGAGCTTCCCCGCTCGTGGCGGCCTTCATCAATCCAGCTACTGCCCGTAGTCTTCCCCGATTTCCTCGTGGATCTCGGAACATGGCCGCCGTCAGTCGAGCACAAGCCGATGATGAATCTGGTAAACCACACAGGCGACTGCCCATCTCTTCTGGTAAGGCTATTACTGTTTCCAAGGGCAACGAAAATGGTAACGTCGCCGGTTGTGACCAAGATCGGAGCAGCGCAGCCGAGGATCTGACGGTTGAAATCGTTTTCAGCGAGGAGGACGGATACGCCGTGAATGACGTGCTCGCACAAAGCAGACACCGTGATGGTTCTATATACAGGGGTGTGGATTCACTTTGGTGGAAGAGAGAGTATCGTATTGCGGACCGTACAGAGACGCGGCTTGAGGCAATGGCATTGTCAAATCCCACGAATTGTGTCGTCCTCGATGGAACTTGCATAACTCATGATGCTTTTAGCATGCTGCAATTTTACTCGGTGGAGTTGGCTGAAGTTCCCGTGGATGGTGGCTCAGTAGAGCTGTATGGATACATAGCGGTGCGGGATGATATCGATCCGTTGCTTAATTATGTCGTCAATATTAGCAGGGATGATCCCATCGTTGTGGAGGAGGGTTCTCTCATCAACATGACTGGCCCTAAGCGAGGGACATATATCGCGGATAGTGTTCTAATTGAATATGACATGAGGATCAAGGTAGGTGAAGAAGAAAAATATGACATACAACTGATTGATGGTGCATCAATCATTGGCCCTGAAGGCAATTGGAATCGGCCATTCACATTTCGCATCCCTGGTGATGGTGGTGCGGTCGACATAATTTTATCATGTCTTTTATATGCAGTTGAGGCGACTGTAGAGGTTCCGATATCGGAAGTGCAAAGCAGTTTCAATTTGTCTATGGAATGTTTAAGCAGTGGGTTTAGTGAGGAAATCCGGCTCTTTGATGGTGCGGTTGCTGAATCATGTGGCTTAAAGAGGTCTGTGGTTGTTGTATTGAAAAATTCTTCGATAGATTTGGAGTTCAAGGTTGTTGCACTGTCATCCAGTTCCGACCACCAACATTGTTGTCCTTTCAGGGCTAAAACCCATGGGCATGATACTCAAGAAATAAAGAATGATTTTGTGTTAATCTCGGTGAAGGTGACTTGGTCGACGTTGCCTGGTAACTTATCTGACTAA